The proteins below come from a single Macrobrachium rosenbergii isolate ZJJX-2024 chromosome 50, ASM4041242v1, whole genome shotgun sequence genomic window:
- the LOC136832567 gene encoding uncharacterized protein isoform X3 — MSKLFPMFKKKEKGKGKDDESNEEEPKRKGKTERVREALVGSSLSPSKSGKLKKKVKPVKEKKAVNGKVSSHLPEEAVIHQVEDFYVDDDGTVKLGGLQEDHSFVDEVLSSVEESFSQEHDRSFGAFDKDIYDESNCIKGDNEEADGEILRSKDNETDVSLNYDQQGDRSSSGSLELNTKSSVEETDQDVSVTSSGHSQDGENECDDKGLVEKRDQQEGFEDVEYSTGAQQNVEMEVDDIVFETGAGKQCFSSDNEEIGSISEEKTSYLSACEKASHDESTENVNTDNEAEELQEESIGKSERHASENVTSSQDSDEDFDSAQEDWEDDDKNGHCQGPGENFVNDTKSQNLETSHASSDLGPEAINSALIDSDSTDQHGYNRKRGSSEYEDARGFIQLDSSLGGESSDFEEVRKVRRVSGSEKLVRKLSNISAASSDVFNEELDDLLDEELDRLSEEEESTVDKTVSNNGDKVEDSVDRCADNSVAIENIAESHIDSPSVHDDLNVHSNGKQKTGNVMIENSGDDIHPTDVIDVDQQQTSTEVSEKTSDSNTKEGSPSGSRLNTSDENSEHIKDSGYYSLPVSPNPGAIVRANVEEERGAKVVDDSFADSEEDGMITPPSEVSTVEDKTENSRDTVNSVEEDQNSLVVSDSDTPSQCSGESVKLPEKVPTDVNTSLETSKSQPALSSPKQGGNLKVIIPSEGEKNKDEGVTSPKCTSPTKIRHKSPLKETEEVFSPDPVGERFLQQAVLMSHEEAEARLAQRRAARAEARELRLRELEKQQQDQENEEEKQFAPSFAEPSPRATVAARTTVGRTAVLNSSRRSSEDSTTDESALPANIRELRAELKELDEKFRKAMITNAQLDNEKSTLTYEVELIKDKYTELEETHTQLNKEHRRKCTEYEQLRKVSTKLQEEVKILRGMLQERDQLIQEYGLVVVGEEEENGEVPPDPDEFDDMDDLTPRKIAVKKVLLSQEAAELLGKGAAKGSLDVRLKKFGEEKNDLEDQVRRLKLELEEERNKNRRRENGLDYEKAKEQSKALNEYKFRVQKAEAEVLTLQANVARLDALSTRYKTQSEELEKSEEELKVERRKLQRELRDAQSRLEELETTNSHLIRRFDKIKNARSTLLKDLSQDPA, encoded by the exons ATGAGTAAGCTATTTCCTATGTTCaaaaagaaggagaagggaaagggaaaagatGATGAATCCAATGAAGAAGAACCCAAGAGAAAGGGGAAAACGGAGCGAGTGAGAGAAGCCTTGGTAGGGTCGTCCCTGTCCCCTTCAAAGTCTGGGAAGCTTAAGAAAAAAGTGAAGCCTGTTAAGGAGAAGAAGGCTGTGAATGGGAAAGTCAGTAGTCATTTGCCCGAAGAGGCTGTGATACACCAGGTAGAGGATTTCTACGTGGACGACGACGGAACTGTCAAGTTAGGTGGACTGCAGGAGGACCATTCCTTTGTAGATGAAGTCCTATCCTCTGTTGAAGAGTCTTTCTCACAGGAGCACGATAGGTCTTTTGGTGCTTTTGATAAAGATATTTACGATGAAAGTAATTGTATCAAGGGAGATAATGAAGAAGCTGATGGGGAGATTTTGAGATCAAAAGATAACGAAACAGATGTATCTTTGAATTATGATCAGCAAGGTGACAGAAGTTCTTCAGGATCTTTAGAATTAAACACAAAATCTAGTGTTGAAGAAACAGACCAAGATGTTTCTGTTACCAGTTCTGGACATAGCCAGGATGGTGAAAATGAGTGTGATGATAAAGGTCTTGTGGAGAAGAGAGATCAACAAGAAGGTTTTGAAGATGTTGAGTATTCAACAGGAGCTCAGCAAAATGTAGAAATGGAAGTTGATGATATTGTATTTGAAACAGGTGCGGGCAAACAGTGCTTCTCTTCTGACAATGAGGAAATCGGAAGTATAAGTGAAGAAAAGACATCTTATTTGTCAGCATGTGAAAAGGCATCTCATGATGAAAGTACAGAGAATGTAAACACTGATAATGAAGCTGAGGAATTACAAGAAGAAAGTATTGGAAAAAGTGAAAGACATGCAAGTGAAAATGTTACCAGTAGTCAAGACAGTGATGAGGACTTTGATTCTGCTCAGGAGGACTGGGAAGATGATGATAAGAATGGTCATTGTCAAGGGCCAGGAGAGAATTTTGTAAATGACACAAAATCTCAAAACCTTGAAACTAGTCACGCTTCTTCTGACTTAGGACCAGAAGCAATAAATTCTGCTTTAATAGATAGTGATAGCACTGATCAACATGGTTACAACAGGAAGCGAGGTTCTTCTGAATATGAAGATGCAAGGGGCTTTATTCAACTTGATTCTAGTCTTGGAGGAGAGTCTTCAGATTTTGAGGAAGTTCGTAAGGTAAGAAGAGTGTCGGGTTCAGAGAAGCTTGTCAGAAAACTTTCAAATATCTCTGCTGCTTCTAGTGATGTTTTTAATGAGGAATTAGATGATCTTTTGGATGAAGAACTTGACAGGTTATCTGAAGAGGAGGAATCAACTGTGGATAAGACTGTCAGTAACAATGGGGACAAGGTTGAAGATAGTGTAGATCGTTGTGCAGACAATTCGGTTGCTATTGAGAATATTGCTGAGTCTCATATAGATAGCCCTTCAGTCCATGATGACTTAAATGTTCATtctaatggaaaacaaaaaacaggaaatgtAATGATTGAAAATAGTGGTGATGACATTCATCCAACTGATGTCATTGATGTTGATCAGCAACAGACATCCACAGAAGTGAGTGAGAAAACCTCAGATAGCAATACGAAGGAAGGAAGCCCATCGGGAAGTCGTTTGAACACTTCTGATGAAAATTCGGAACACATCAAAGATAGTGGTTATTATAGTCTGCCAGTTTCCCCTAATCCAGGAGCCATTGTACGTGCAAATGTTGAAGAGGAGCGTGGAGCAAAAGTAGTAGACGATTCATTTGCAGATAGTGAAGAAGATGGTATGATCACACCACCTAGTGAAGTTTCAACTGtagaagacaaaactgaaaattctaGGGACACTGTAAACTCAGTGGAGGAGGATCAAAATTCTCTAGTAGTTAGTGACTCAGATACCCCAAGTCAGTGTAGTGGTGAAAGTGTTAAACTCCCTGAAAAAGTTCCTACTGATGTAAATACTAGCTTAGAAACTTCTAAATCTCAGCCTGCTTTATCAAGTCCAAAGCAAGGTGGTAATCTTAAAGTGATCATCCCAAGTGAGggtgagaaaaataaagatgaaggtgTCACATCACCCAAATGTACATCTCCCACAAAAATTAGACACAAGTCTCCATTAAAAGAAACCGAAGAGGTCTTTAGCCCAGATCCTGTTGGAGAACGTTTTTTGCAACAGGCCGTGCTTATGTCTCATGAGGAA GCTGAAGCAAGATTAGCTCAACGAAGAGCTGCAAGAGCGGAAGCGAGGGAACTGCGGCTCCGAGAACTAGAAAAGCAGCAGCAAGATcaggaaaatgaagaggagaaacAGTTTGCTCCATCATTTGCAG AACCATCACCGCGAGCTACTGTTGCAGCTCGAACAACAGTTGGACGAACAGCAGTGCTCAACAGTTCAAGGCGTTCATCAGAGGATTCAACCACTGATGAATCTGCTCTTCCAGCAAACATTCGAGAGTTAAGg gcggaATTAAAAGAACTCGATGAGAAATTCCGTAAAGCTATGATTACTAATGCTCAGTTAGATAATGAGAAATCTACGTTAACATACGAAGTTGAATTAATAAAGGACAAATACACAGAACTAGAAGAGACACATACACAGTTGAAT AAAGAGCATCGTAGAAAATGTACTGAATATGAACAGCTACGGAAAGTGTCAACAAAGTTGCAGGAGGAGGTCAAAATTTTGCGTGGGATGCTCCAGGAGAGGGATCAGTTAATACAA GAATATGGTTTGGTTGTGGTCGGCGAAGAGGAGGAGAATGGTGAAGTGCCACCTGACCCTGATGAATTTGATGATATGGATGATTTAACACCTAGAAAAATAGCTGTAAAGAAAGTACTTCTTTCTCAAGAAGCTGCTGAATTGTTAGGAAAAGGAGCTGCTAAAGGTTCATTAG ATGTAAGGTTAAAGAAGTTTGGTGAAGAGAAGAATGACCTAGAGGACCAGGTTAGAAGATTGAAACTAGAACTTGAAGAGGAAAGGAACAAGAacagaagaagagaaaatggTTTAGATTATGAAAAAGCAA AGGAGCAAAGCAAAGCATTAAACGAATATAAGTTTAGAGTACAGAAGGCAGAAGCAGAAGTGCTAACTTTGCAGGCAAAC GTGGCGCGACTGGATGCTTTGTCAACAAGATATAAGACTCAGTCAGAAGAACTtgaaaaaagtgaagaagaaCTAAAAGTAGAGAGACGGAAGTTGCAGAGAGAG CTGAGGGATGCTCAAAGTAGGCTAGAAGAACTGGAGACTACTAATAGCCACCTGATTAGAAGATTTGACAAGATAAAGAATGCTCGATCGACTCTTCTGAAAGATCTGTCCCAAGACCCCGCCTGA